Proteins encoded within one genomic window of Congzhengia minquanensis:
- a CDS encoding DUF6320 domain-containing protein, giving the protein MKFCSKCNVQIRGTQNVCPLCQAQVTGESEKMFPEIGTAKQSRFKILKKLILFATIAVCVLSAAVNLMIPQSGMWAHFVAFGAVCFFIITTIAFRRLTNISKHITYLTLVFCIFSILWDYVTGWHNWSFDYAVPILCSAALISVSVTNFVLKVPPKEYILSLFTDVLLGLAPIALYLTGNIRVVYPTFICIALSAVLLAGLLLFEGRSFYAELKKKSHL; this is encoded by the coding sequence ATGAAATTTTGCAGTAAATGTAACGTGCAGATCCGGGGCACGCAGAACGTTTGCCCCCTGTGCCAGGCGCAGGTGACAGGCGAAAGCGAAAAAATGTTCCCCGAAATCGGAACAGCAAAACAAAGCCGGTTTAAAATCCTTAAAAAACTGATTTTATTCGCCACCATCGCCGTTTGCGTGCTGTCTGCCGCCGTGAATTTGATGATTCCCCAAAGCGGCATGTGGGCACATTTTGTGGCGTTTGGCGCCGTGTGCTTTTTCATCATCACAACCATTGCATTCCGGCGGCTTACCAACATCTCAAAGCACATCACATATCTTACGCTGGTGTTCTGCATTTTCAGCATCTTGTGGGACTATGTCACAGGCTGGCACAATTGGTCGTTCGATTATGCGGTGCCCATTTTGTGCTCCGCTGCGCTGATTTCGGTTTCTGTCACCAACTTTGTGCTGAAGGTGCCGCCGAAGGAATATATCCTGAGTTTGTTCACCGACGTTCTTCTTGGTCTTGCGCCCATTGCGCTCTACCTCACGGGGAACATCAGGGTGGTCTACCCTACGTTCATCTGCATTGCGCTGAGCGCGGTTTTATTGGCGGGGCTTTTGCTGTTTGAGGGCAGAAGCTTTTACGCCGAGCTGAAGAAAAAATCTCACCTGTAA
- a CDS encoding response regulator — protein MYRVIIAEDEPNVREGIAKTVDFAAAGFSLCGMCENGREALALMEKHRPELVITDIRMPVMDGIALAEEAKERFPKTKIVFLTGHSEFEYAKAAVALKVNDYVLKPISAKILRELLARIKQELDRETEELQKLTQMENKLTRSEQIMREDALRAAVSGQLPPEALTAEAGISPQRNGYRVLIFCVDRLAKAAAKQSVTPKDINASLAQLAGEISGADGTAFAFENTVLILNDGTKAERMANKIQREASLSLGVSLSVYVSDQEKDLAALPALFQKTAEIAALNAMIEDGSVIFTEGLGKGESMPEFHAKRYNAEFVKAIRQGQGNEAKEVVSAMLDHMRRKYLSYARINVYIHDMAADAAEAVEELTETCADNLRTFSIPEISDSVGPDELKASLLAFTELCISCINSAKGGFSRLLMERAEEYIRANFASQDLSLSDVCDFLSVSQSYFSALFKAKYHKTFLEYLTDLRIEKAKSLLSTTDFKLYEIAERSGYADPHYFSVIFKKHTGMTPKDYRNEKHEIHEKHSL, from the coding sequence ATGTATCGCGTGATTATAGCGGAAGACGAGCCCAACGTGCGGGAAGGCATTGCCAAAACCGTGGACTTTGCTGCTGCGGGTTTTTCCCTTTGCGGCATGTGCGAAAATGGCCGCGAGGCTCTTGCGCTTATGGAAAAACACCGCCCCGAACTGGTGATAACCGACATTCGCATGCCCGTAATGGACGGTATTGCGCTGGCAGAGGAAGCAAAAGAACGGTTTCCCAAAACAAAAATTGTGTTTTTAACGGGCCACAGCGAGTTTGAATATGCAAAAGCCGCAGTGGCTCTTAAAGTAAACGACTATGTGCTAAAACCCATTTCGGCAAAAATTCTGCGGGAACTATTGGCACGCATTAAACAGGAGTTAGACCGCGAAACCGAGGAGCTGCAAAAGCTGACACAGATGGAAAACAAGCTTACCCGCTCGGAACAGATTATGCGGGAAGACGCGCTGAGGGCCGCGGTTTCTGGCCAATTGCCGCCGGAGGCCTTAACCGCCGAGGCTGGCATATCTCCGCAAAGAAACGGCTATCGCGTGCTTATTTTCTGTGTGGACAGGCTGGCAAAAGCAGCGGCAAAACAAAGTGTTACCCCAAAGGATATTAACGCTTCGCTGGCGCAGTTGGCCGGAGAGATTTCGGGAGCAGACGGCACAGCCTTTGCGTTTGAAAACACAGTGCTCATTTTAAATGATGGCACAAAAGCAGAACGCATGGCAAATAAAATTCAAAGAGAGGCCAGCCTATCCTTAGGCGTAAGCTTGTCTGTTTACGTCAGCGACCAGGAAAAAGATTTGGCTGCCCTTCCCGCGCTGTTTCAAAAAACAGCGGAAATTGCTGCCTTAAATGCCATGATTGAAGACGGCAGCGTGATTTTCACAGAGGGGCTGGGCAAGGGCGAGTCTATGCCGGAGTTCCATGCAAAGCGCTACAACGCCGAGTTTGTGAAAGCCATTCGCCAAGGTCAGGGGAATGAAGCAAAAGAAGTGGTTTCCGCCATGCTGGACCACATGCGGCGAAAATACCTGTCTTATGCCCGCATTAACGTATATATTCACGACATGGCAGCAGACGCGGCAGAAGCCGTGGAGGAACTGACAGAAACCTGCGCGGACAACCTGCGCACCTTTTCTATTCCCGAAATTTCAGACAGCGTTGGCCCGGATGAGTTAAAAGCTTCCCTCCTCGCCTTCACCGAGCTGTGCATTTCGTGCATTAACAGTGCAAAGGGCGGCTTTTCCAGGCTGTTAATGGAGCGGGCTGAGGAATATATCCGGGCAAACTTTGCATCTCAGGACTTGTCCCTCAGTGACGTTTGCGACTTTCTCTCTGTGAGCCAAAGCTATTTCAGCGCGCTGTTTAAGGCAAAGTATCACAAAACGTTTTTGGAATATTTAACAGATCTGCGGATTGAAAAGGCAAAAAGCCTGCTTTCCACCACCGATTTTAAGCTGTATGAAATTGCCGAAAGGAGCGGCTATGCCGATCCCCACTATTTCAGCGTAATTTTCAAAAAACATACGGGCATGACGCCGAAGGACTACAGAAATGAAAAACATGAAATACACGAAAAGCATTCGCTTTAA
- a CDS encoding phthiocerol/phthiodiolone dimycocerosyl transferase family protein, giving the protein MDTNWSKLDNAAKIFPSSIAKFNTQVFRISCELNEEVDETVLQQALDDTIKVFTVFRSVLKRGWFWYYFEDTDLSPKVRKEFKLPCAKIYESGYKGLLFEVTYFSRRINLEVFHALTDGTGAMHFLRMLVIKYVSKKYAVAEPEFDYDASRAQMGDDSFSKYYTKEKANKRKQKQKKGCAIKSPQYFEDRMRIVSGCMPVNQVLDAAHQNHATVTAFLSACFMTAIAEELPMRAKRRPVSLAVPVNLRRFFPSVSARNFFNLVSVQYNFYKKNPGLEEVCRAVDADLKRQLTKENLLNQLNQFSRIEHNIFIKPIPLMIKDKGLKLAYRVSGKDTTATISNVGVVSMPDEIAPFIHQFDVYNSTDKIQACVCSFENRLTVGFASAFVSTDIERRFFRKLTSLGIDVTIVSNFEDD; this is encoded by the coding sequence ATGGATACGAATTGGAGTAAACTGGACAACGCGGCAAAAATCTTCCCGTCGTCCATTGCAAAATTTAACACCCAGGTGTTCCGTATCTCCTGCGAACTGAACGAGGAGGTTGACGAAACCGTTTTGCAGCAGGCATTAGACGACACGATTAAGGTATTCACCGTATTCCGCTCAGTGTTAAAGCGGGGCTGGTTCTGGTATTATTTTGAGGACACCGACCTTTCCCCCAAAGTGCGGAAGGAGTTTAAGCTCCCCTGTGCCAAAATTTATGAGAGCGGCTACAAAGGGCTTTTGTTTGAGGTGACCTATTTTAGCCGCCGCATTAATTTAGAGGTGTTTCACGCCTTAACCGACGGCACCGGCGCCATGCATTTTTTGCGGATGCTGGTGATAAAATATGTTTCAAAAAAATATGCAGTGGCTGAGCCTGAGTTTGACTACGATGCGTCCCGCGCGCAGATGGGCGACGACAGCTTTTCAAAATATTACACCAAGGAAAAAGCAAATAAACGAAAGCAAAAACAAAAAAAGGGGTGTGCCATTAAATCGCCCCAGTATTTTGAAGACCGCATGCGGATTGTGAGCGGCTGCATGCCCGTAAATCAGGTGTTAGACGCGGCCCACCAAAACCATGCTACCGTAACTGCCTTTTTATCTGCCTGTTTTATGACGGCCATTGCTGAGGAGCTGCCCATGCGTGCAAAACGGAGGCCAGTGTCGTTAGCCGTGCCGGTAAATTTGCGCAGATTTTTCCCCTCGGTTTCAGCCCGGAACTTTTTCAACCTGGTTTCCGTGCAATATAACTTTTATAAAAAAAATCCCGGCTTAGAGGAGGTCTGCCGCGCGGTAGACGCGGATTTAAAACGCCAGCTCACCAAAGAAAATCTGTTAAACCAGCTAAACCAGTTTTCCCGCATTGAGCACAACATTTTTATAAAGCCCATCCCGCTGATGATAAAAGACAAGGGACTGAAGCTCGCCTACCGGGTTTCAGGCAAAGACACCACGGCCACCATTTCAAACGTAGGCGTTGTTTCCATGCCCGATGAAATTGCGCCCTTTATCCATCAGTTCGACGTGTATAACAGCACAGACAAAATTCAGGCCTGCGTCTGTTCGTTTGAAAACAGGCTTACCGTTGGCTTCGCCTCTGCCTTTGTGAGCACGGACATTGAGCGCCGTTTTTTCAGAAAGCTGACGTCTTTGGGAATTGACGTCACAATTGTGAGCAACTTTGAAGACGATTAG
- a CDS encoding alpha/beta hydrolase, translating to MAINKLTKAALAALSYPELDVRKTYKINRKIQRLIHPPIALTCTIEKTSFQAEDGFYVPARIFTPKNLARKAVLLFFHGGGWVVGDVDSYTATCASLAESTKSRVIALDYRLAPEFAFPYAVNDSYSALCQVEKAFGKPIVIGDSAGGNIAAVVCQMARDRGGPPVRAQILIYPATFHDHTETSPFASVKKFGEGFLLTAKRICEYMDLYVQDKRNLSNPYFAPLLAEDLSNLPPVLLITAECDPLRDEGEEYARRLWLAKTPVQTFRIEDALHGFFSLPATFEQVKKCHRLIDLFLNETCDDTKLDTLERDDT from the coding sequence ATGGCCATTAACAAACTGACGAAAGCGGCACTTGCCGCCCTGTCATATCCCGAATTAGACGTTCGTAAAACCTATAAAATTAACCGAAAAATCCAGCGGCTCATTCACCCGCCCATTGCGCTTACCTGCACCATTGAAAAAACCTCGTTTCAGGCGGAAGACGGGTTCTATGTTCCCGCCAGGATTTTCACGCCCAAAAATTTGGCGCGGAAAGCAGTTTTGCTGTTTTTTCACGGCGGCGGCTGGGTGGTTGGCGATGTAGACAGCTACACCGCCACCTGCGCGTCTTTGGCCGAAAGCACCAAAAGCCGCGTGATTGCTTTGGACTATCGCTTAGCGCCGGAGTTTGCGTTTCCTTACGCTGTAAACGACAGCTACAGCGCCCTGTGCCAGGTAGAAAAAGCCTTTGGCAAGCCCATTGTTATTGGCGACAGCGCTGGGGGGAACATTGCCGCGGTGGTTTGCCAAATGGCGCGCGACCGGGGCGGTCCGCCGGTTCGGGCGCAAATTTTAATCTATCCCGCAACGTTTCACGACCACACGGAAACATCCCCCTTTGCGTCGGTGAAAAAATTCGGCGAGGGCTTTTTGCTGACAGCAAAGCGCATCTGCGAGTATATGGATTTATATGTGCAGGATAAACGAAATCTTAGCAATCCCTATTTTGCGCCGCTTTTGGCGGAAGATTTGTCCAACCTGCCCCCCGTACTGCTGATTACCGCCGAGTGCGACCCCCTCCGCGACGAGGGTGAGGAATATGCCAGAAGGCTGTGGCTGGCGAAAACCCCGGTGCAAACCTTCCGGATTGAGGACGCGCTGCACGGCTTTTTCTCATTGCCTGCAACCTTTGAGCAGGTGAAAAAGTGCCACAGGCTGATTGACCTGTTTTTAAATGAAACTTGCGACGATACAAAACTGGATACCCTTGAAAGGGATGACACATAA